A single window of Nasonia vitripennis strain AsymCx chromosome 4, Nvit_psr_1.1, whole genome shotgun sequence DNA harbors:
- the LOC100115885 gene encoding probable Rho GTPase-activating protein CG5521 isoform X1, with translation MFSKKLHVDVKKSTLKIQDVKKDSATRFKHLKIVLDNVDTDEAKGFFEANFSHVYFILYDCFVSAETNLRQRELSFHLVHKAHREELEQVLQLLEKVLTLLPELLNRRWQCHSLARIIHKLLHPGNSWKLRRQAIRYFILWYQALGDNAPEHIHQMFACLVPGFPPRQPSPYKSERKVDGKSRHTKSSSCDEKEKKEFYDTQLNQCVFHDGGGVTQGPISQVDSGPILPPQSGEKPLDNEPVKFLEALLEFMVTQVVKIEWRDKPSRQYRAFQFLLDRFKATYLKYICPEFNSSFSLYKPNLELSSMRKPTNQSQSNYVLCKVALVKWIATFTHVAKRDGAFSHLTQSITPSEENAEELRRVSMSQTPQDASLISTDQNISQDNTNQEDSTLTAMTLVREVLYGSRDNVNFIHEMYRQAFLLDFTHAGAIRKAIGAYKDWIQMNEVPPFMLEPLDGHRDKDYEENQKRDAEADKSPQDSLRFSRLRNDSYLGAIHRENLFVRAGLQNVLQVFITQASNVFFLECAGGTASATLLEEQTDSCKRVLNVYRYVVMHSRLEPPTWEQLLRVLLQITSLVLSEKNPRRKHQDSIGGKLAPAIFQTLIVTWIKANLNVVISTQLWDQFLAVLTSLTHWEELIREWAKTLDTLTRVLARHVYNLDLNDLPLDRLSEQKSKKRRGVGSRAASTGSVQPPRRGSVDQETTQSSKEVTDNAFRELRKARPLPRSASDNSIYNGKIRSKIHRNRSQTGNSGIPALPLSIEQDMARLVSSMRSSSKRSLGRRAKSLESVVVPESEPPTPRCPSPTPSSGVDSNKDSPIQIENIDGNSIDTSDASEKRSVMAGGGVRGWLPDVAVVLWRRMLSALGDVNNIQDPTLHGQVMDYLVQLTHTLIKIRQNQGVSGDNQVTPPAPELIPPLTIIAPWCFKAIQLPPQYEAGKLAAYRLICLLTIQPQDVSLPKQHLTLFYRAVHHGISSNDTKILHTLVKYTGPRLFSLNLPGSSLLVLDYIQAANVILSSQDIEAPRMEAVSILGSLLSLPVINVNTRVLQPNEAEIVTTTCPYAKDHIIAILMRCCRREPTGIARCIALSSIAMFVYKELSYKSLHRTIPEAVNVLLLSLKTNHATVAQVACDCLLLLCDKADVLLEQYPNVPAKIIQSLSETLERSMIRERKSALTISMLFCLGEWAMHLGPSMLLRVFQGKPLLLTLFSVLDNIVQNKSSKDSQEVSKAQPEKEDFDPSIALDNLFDESSSKSLWRGNIQSVQLAAKMVMMHLVNHLGHFPMGIGAARLSSLVVELDDVPGIESDELSSAMFHAPNIQLLMLSNSIIMSLIELDTLDAPGGGVTAGLTTAPSMVRVLLRDLAGKASWDSSILYNQPSNDEVEVSQTKPECAIKAVKDDLCSVIPLQSCPPRHTMRHHDPDILPTFENGASDMDNLDDLLQYIGHTSPEVLTNPEVALNSPAGPPQGQHFESETIAAILNQRNAEREHVNNWSQHVSMCAAPITPPACRPPPAPFHHCRLLFSHLGLSGWEQRRKLHLLSKNEKLLRELRNLDSQRSRETHKMAVIYVGQGQEDKNSILSNVTASKEYENFIARLAWEVELESHTGFMGGLVPGKASGVTTPYFATSFAEVIFHVATRMPSDSPESLLQKTRHLGNDEIHIVWSEHWRDYRRDIIPTEFCDVLIVIYPLPNKLYRVQVSRKSEIPFFGLLFDECIVEDAVLPGLVRTTALAASRAKRSTLTLYQQYYEERARSIDTIMRNHKEATTFEEFAANVYSPIQPPSPFSGASSVSGSTTSVQSAASSNLAAALIDSHQGRPGLRGTSTASNDNRANRVLQNLLRVSDGSRVWFSSDTADSTAFHGISPRPAKKMSFKTGPKSKNNPQPTPPDSPRYK, from the exons ATGTTCAGCAAGAAACTGCACGTAGACGTCAAAAAGTCGACGCTCAAGATCCAGGACGTCAAGAAGGACAGCGCCACCAGGTTCAAGCACCTCAAGATCGTCCTCG ATAATGTTGATACTGATGAAGCCAAAGGTTTCTTCGAGGCAAATTTCAGTCATGTCTACTTCATTTTGTACGATTGTTTCGTATCTGCAGAGACAAATTTGCGTCAGAGAG AACTTTCGTTCCACCTTG ttCACAAAGCACACAGAGAAGAACTGGAGCAGGTTCTACAGTTGTTGGAAAAGGTCTTGACACTCCTTCCTGAATTGCTGAACAGAAGATGGCAGTGCCACAGTTTGGCCAGGATAATTCATAAACTTTTACATCCTGGAAACAGTTGGAAGCTTCGCAGGCAAGCTATTAG gtattttattttatggtATCAAGCACTCGGAGACAATGCACCTGAGCACATACATCAAATGTTCGCTTGCCTCGTGCCGGGCTTTCCGCCGAGGCAACCATCGCCTTACAAGTCAGAGAGGAAAGTCGATGGCAAGTCCAGGCATACCAAGTCGTCGAGCTGTgacgaaaaagagaaaaaagaattctATGATACGCAGCTAAACCAATGCGTCTTTCACGATGGTGGTGGTGTCACGCAAGGACCCATCAGCCAGGTCGACAGTGGTCCTATTCTGCCGCCCCAGAGCGGCGAAAAGCCGCTGGACAATGAACCCGTCAAGTTTCTAGAGGCGTTATTGGAATTCATGGTGACACAG GTGGTGAAAATAGAATGGCGAGATAAACCTTCTCGTCAATACAGAGCATTTCAGTTTCTACTAGATCGCTTTAAAGCTACATACTTGAAATACATTTGCCCGGAATTTAATTCAAGTTTTTCCTTGTATAAACCGAATCTCGAGTTGTCGTCGATGCGAAAACCAACCAATCAAAGCCAAAGCAATTATGTGCTTTGTAAAGTAGCCCTCGTCAAATGGATTGCCACGTTCACGCACGTCGCAAAAAGGGATGGAGCTTTTTCACATCTGACCCAAAG TATAACACCAAGCGAGGAAAATGCCGAGGAATTGCGACGCGTTTCGATGTCGCAAACTCCACAAGATGCTAGTTTAATATCGACGGATCAAAATATTTCACAAGATAATACAAATCAAGAAGATAGTACTCTCACGGCTATGACGCTAGTTCGCGAGGTACTATATGGTAGTCGTGATAACGTTAATTTTATTCATGAAATGTACAGGCAAGCTTTTTTATTGGACTTTACGCACGCTGGAGCGATACGAAAAGCAATTGGTGCTTATAAAGACTGGATACAAATGAAT GAGGTTCCACCATTTATGCTGGAACCGTTAGATGGGCACAGGGACAAGGATTACGAGGAGAATCAAAAAAGGGATGCCGAAGCCGACAAAAGTCCGCAAGACAGTTTGAGGTTTTCGCGTCTCAGAAACGATTCTTATTTAGGAGCGATACACCGAGaaaatctctttgttagggCAGGACTGCAAAATGTCTTGCAAGTATTTATAACTCAAGCCTCAAATGTATTTTTCTTAGAATGTGCTGGAGGTACTGCCTCGGCTACTCTGCTCGAAGAGCAAACCGATAGTTGTAAAAGGGTTCTCAATGTTTACCGCTATGTCGTCATGCACTCGAGGCTTGAACCTCCCACTTGGGAGCAACTACTaag GGTATTATTACAAATAACGTCTTTGGTATTGAGCGAAAAGAATCCACGCCGTAAACACCAAGATAGTATTGGTGGCAAGCTAGCACCTGCCATTTTTCAAACTCTCATTGTTACCTGGATAAAGGCTAATCTTAATGTAGTTATATCAACGCAATTGTGGGATCAATTTCTCGCAGTCTTGACGTCACTGACGCACTGGGAAGAACTCATTCGAGAATGGGCT aaaacttTGGATACCCTGACCCGAGTTCTAGCCAGGCACGTTTATAATCTGGATCTGAACGATCTACCTTTGGACAGACTAAGTGAgcaaaaatcgaaaaagcGAAGAGGAGTCGGAAGTCGAGCCGCGTCGACCGGTAGCGTGCAACCTCCACGAAGAGGAAGCGTTGATCAAGAAACTACTCAGTCATCAAAAGAAGTCACTG ATAATGCATTCCGAGAGCTGAGAAAAGCACGACCTCTGCCAAGAAGTGCTAGCGACAACTCCATTTACAACGGCAAAATCCGTTCCAAAATTCACAGAAACCGCTCGCAAACTGGAAACAGTGGCATACCCG CGCTGCCCCTATCAATAGAGCAGGACATGGCAAGGCTGGTATCGTCGATGCGAAGCAGCAGCAAGCGTTCGCTCGGGCGTAGGGCCAAATCTTTGGAAAGTGTCGTCGTCCCGGAGAGCGAACCGCCGACCCCGAGATGTCCCTCGCCGACACCCAGCAGTGGCGTGGACAGCAACAAAGACAGTCCTATACAGATCGAGAATATTGACGGTAACAGCATCG ACACGAGCGACGCGTCGGAGAAAAGGTCCGTGATGGCCGGTGGCGGAGTAAGGGGTTGGCTGCCCGACGTCGCCGTCGTTCTATGGCGAAGGATGCTCTCGGCTCTTGGAGATGTCAACAACATCCAGGATCCCACGTTACATGGCCAGGTCATGGATTATCTTGTTCAGCTTACGCATACCCTCATCAAG ATTCGACAAAATCAAGGTGTTTCCGGGGACAATCAAGTGACGCCTCCAGCACCAGAACTGATCCCTCCTCTGACGATAATCGCCCCCTGGTGCTTCAAGGCGATTCAACTACCTCCACAGTATGAAGCAGGAAAACTAGCAGCATATCGACTTATTTGCCTTTTAACGATACAACCGCAGGATGTTAGCTTACCAAAACAACATCTCACGCTTTTCTATCGGGCCGTTCATCACGGTATCTCGAGTAATGATACGAAAATTCTTCATACACTTGTAAAATATACAGGACCGAGACTCTTTAGTTTAAATCTTCCTGGCTCCAGCCTCTTGGTACTTGATTATATTCAAGCGGCTAACGTGATTCTAAGCAGTCAGGATATTGAG GCCCCAAGAATGGAGGCAGTATCAATTCTTGGTTCGCTATTGTCGCTACCAGTTATTAATGTCAACACAAGAGTTCTCCAACCTAACGAAGCAGAGATCGTAACGACTACTTGCCCATATGCAAAG GATCATATCATAGCTATTTTAATGCGATGCTGTCGACGTGAACCGACGGGAATAGCGAGATGTATTGCACTTTCGAGCATTGCAATGTTTGTTTATAAAGAATtaagctacaaatcattgcaCAGAACGATACCGGAGGCGGTCAACGTTCTTCTTTTGTCATTGAAG ACAAATCATGCAACGGTGGCACAAGTAGCTTGCGACTGCCTTCTTTTACTGTGTGACAAAGCAGATGTACTTCTTGAACAGTATCCTAATGTACCAGCAAAAATTATTCAG agTTTATCCGAAACGCTCGAGCGAAGTATGATacgggagagaaaaagcgcCTTGACAATTTCGATGCTATTCTGTTTGGGAGAATGGGCCATGCATCTTGGTCCAAGTATGCTGCTACGGGTATTCCAAGGAAAACCACTTCTTTTAACGCTTTTTTCG GTCTTGGATAATATTGTACAAAATAAAAGTAGCAAAGATTCTCAAGAGGTATCAAAAGCTCAACCCGAAAAAGAAGACTTTGACCCAAGTATCGCCTTAGATAATTTATTTGACGAGTCTTCTTCGAAATCACTTTGGAGAGGGAACATACAATCTGTACAATTGGCTGCAAAGAtg gtAATGATGCATCTGGTGAATCATTTGGGACACTTCCCAATGGGTATCGGTGCGGCTCGACTTTCTTCACTTGTGGTTGAATTGGATGACGTACCTGGTATCGAAAGTGACGAACTATCGTCGGCGATGTTCCATGCACCCAATATTCAACTGCTGATGTTATCAAATTCCATTATCATGTCTTTGATAGAACTAGATACACTAGATGCGCCAGGAGGTGGTGTCACTGCAGGTTTGACCACGGCACCGTCTATGGTACGAGTACTTTTGAGAGATTTAGCCGGTAAAGCATCATGGGATAGCTctattttatataatcaaccATCTAATGACGAAGTAGAAGTCTCTCAAACCAAACCAG AATGTGCAATAAAAGCTGTGAAAGACGACTTGTGCAGCGTGATACCTTTACAAAGTTGTCCTCCTAGGCATACCATGAGACATCACGATCCAGACATTTTGCCTACTTTTGAAAATGGAGCAAGTGACATGGACAATTTAGATGAT CTTCTTCAATATATCGGTCATACGAGCCCTGAGGTCCTGACGAATCCGGAGGTAGCTCTCAATTCTCCCGCAGGTCCTCCTCAAGGCCAACACTTTGAAAGCGAGACGATCGCAGCAATCTTGAACCAGCGCAACGCTGAACGTGAGCACGTAAACAACTGGAGTCAACATGTGAGCATGTGTGCTGCACCGATTACGCCACCCGCGTGTCGTCCACCTCCAGCACCCTTTCACCACTGCCGCCTCCTCTTTTCGCATCTTGGTTTATCGGGTTGGGAGCAGCGTCGAAAGCTGCATCTGCTTtctaaaaacgaaaaattattAAGAGAGCTGAGAAATCTTGACAGTCAGAGGTCCAGGGAAACTCACAAAATGGCCGTAATCTACGTAGGACAGGGCCAAGAGGACAAAAACTCGATACTCAGTAACGTTACTGCCAGCAAGGAATACGAAAATTTCATTGCGAGACTTGCGTGGGAGGTTGAATTGGAGTCTCATACAGGTTTCATGGGAGGTCTGGTGCCAGGAAAAGCGTCTGGTGTAACTACTCCATACTTTGCTACGTCGTTTGCTGAAGTTATATTCCACGTTGCTACTAGAATGCCTTCCGATAGTCCTGAAAGCTTACTACAAAAG ACGAGGCATCTCGGTAACGACGAAATACACATCGTTTGGTCGGAACACTGGCGCGATTATCGCCGAGACATCATTCCTACTGAATTTTGTGACGTTTTAATAGTGATTTATCCTTTGCCCAATAAGCTATACAGAGTGCAAGTATCCAGGAAGTCAGAAATACCATTCTTTGGGCTTTTATTCGATGAGTGTATTGTAGAGGATGCGGTATTGCCGGGTTTGGTCAGAACTACCGCGCTTGCTGCCAGCAGAGCGAAAAGATCCACGTTGACTTTGTACCAGCAATa cTACGAAGAGAGAGCAAGATCCATAGATACAATAATGAGAAATCACAAAGAAGCAACGACTTTTGAGGAATTTGCTGCGAATGTTTACTCTCCCATTCAACCACCTAGTCCATTCAGTGGGGCTTCCTCTGTATCAG GCTCAACAACGAGTGTGCAATCCGCAGCATCGTCAAATCTTGCAGCGGCTCTAATAGATTCACACCAAGGACGGCCAGGTCTTCGAGGTACTTCTACAGCTAGCAATGACAATCGCGCAAATAGAG TCTTACAAAATCTGTTGAGAG TTTCCGATGGCAGTCGCGTATGGTTTAGCAGCGACACAGCCGACAGTACTGCTTTTCATGGGATATCGCCAAGACCGGCAAAAAAGATGTCGTTCAAAACAGGACCCAAGAGCAAGAATAATCCGCAGCCCACACCGCCAGACAGTCCACGATACAAATAG